The following proteins are encoded in a genomic region of Nicotiana sylvestris chromosome 4, ASM39365v2, whole genome shotgun sequence:
- the LOC104224469 gene encoding uncharacterized protein, with protein MAKLFIKQAQQYSKGRPSYPEELFNFIASKTPCHDLVWDVGTGSGQAAQSLAKLYKNVIATDTRPKQLEFAVKVPNVQYICTSPKMSMAEIETKIGAESSVDLVTVAQAMHWFDLPTFYQQVKWLLKKPNGVIAAWCYTVPEVNNSVDPIFEKFYTVDAGPYWESPRKLVDEKYKTSDFPFETISGCDHNGPFEFKIEKVMDLNSYFTYLKSWSAYQTAKEKGVELLTDDVVEKFTSVWNEDGESQKPVSFPIYLRIDKVGNL; from the exons ATGGCAAAATTGTTTATTAAGCAGGCACAACAGTACTCAAAGGGCAGGCCAAGTTACCCTGAAGAATTGTTCAATTTCATAGCTTCAAAAACCCCTTGTCATGACCTTGTTTGGGATGTTGGCACTGGTAGTGGCCAGGctgctcaatct TTAGCTAAGCTCTACAAGAATGTAATAGCCACAGACACAAGACCAAAGCAGCTTGAATTTGCCGTAAAGGTCCCTAATGTTCAATATATATGTACCTCTCCCAAGATGTCAATGGCCGAAATCGAAACCAAAATAGGAGCAGAGTCAAGTGTAGATTTGGTCACAGTAGCTCAAGCAATGCATTGGTTTGATCTTCCAACTTTTTATCAACAAGTAAAATGGTTACTCAAGAAACCAAATGGAGTAATAGCAGCTTGGTGTTACACTGTGCCAGAAGTAAACAATTCAGTGGATCcaatttttgagaaattttaCACAGTTGATGCTGGACCATATTGGGAATCTCCGAGAAAATTAGTGGATGAAAAGTATAAAACTAGTGACTTCCCATTTGAGACTATAAGTGGTTGTGATCACAATGGACCATTTGAGTTCAAGATTGAGAAAGTGATGGACTTGAATTCTTATTTCACATACTTGAAGTCATGGTCAGCTTATCAAACTGCAAAAGAAAAGGGTGTTGAGCTCTTGACTGATGATGTTGTTGAAAAATTCACAAGTGTTTGGAATGAAGATGGAGAGAGTCAGAAACCTGTGTCTTTCCCAATTTACTTGAGGATTGACAAAGTTGGAAATTTGTAA